A region from the Falco peregrinus isolate bFalPer1 chromosome 19, bFalPer1.pri, whole genome shotgun sequence genome encodes:
- the PEAR1 gene encoding LOW QUALITY PROTEIN: platelet endothelial aggregation receptor 1 (The sequence of the model RefSeq protein was modified relative to this genomic sequence to represent the inferred CDS: deleted 7 bases in 7 codons), whose translation MVLRATVAGGAGLAPGRPPPSDPNVCSYWESFTAAVKESYTKPHVCPPPQPCPGSPLPCLQQRIAYRTEYRQAIRTEYRRRYQCCLGYYESRDACVPRCTQECIHGRCVAPDLCQCEPGWRGSDCSSECDQQSWGPGCGHRCDCHHGAPCDPLTGVCSCPPGFADPLCHQPCPPGTYGQGCRLPCPCHHQAPCNTSTGACLCPPGLAGPLCEVPCPEGTPCDTPCPCQNGGICHPHGTGACVCPHGWMGEICSVPCPPGRFGPGCQGECRCHNGGHCDPRGGHCQCAPGFTGRQCRERCPVGRYGQDCQESCDCANGGHCFHVDGGCLCQPGFQGSRCQERRCLPGLYGLHCQNRCLCHPQHSQSCHPLLGECICHPGWAGLFCNESCPPGSFGAGCLQACLCLHGGVCDGTTGRCRCPPGYTDEHCSSLCPPDTFGTNCSGRCSCQHSLACSPLDGSCFCKEGWHGSDCSVPCPTGTWGAGCNRSCECAQGATCDPQSGACTCPPGWQGPRCLQPCLNGTFGVGCRQRCDCAYADGCDAVTGECRCLPGWTGPQCKQRCPHGSWGDGCRMPCACRNGAACSPQDGSCTCPPGYRGPTCQRPCPAGRYGKRCALSCSCAHGSCHPANGSCLCAPGWHGPRCDQPCPPGTFGLQCDQLCRCPHNATCHPASGTCPCAPGRIGPHCDAGTPEQPYTIVPAPPAAYSSLGLVLSLVALVALLVAVVAVVLCYHHRRKGKASRHLAVAYTAGPTDTSDYVVPDVPPSHHAHYYSNPSYHTLSQCTLPPPGSGAQDRASSLKAPSTPLFPGAERPHGPEGHVTLPPGWKHLGAPALGPRGGQLDRSYSYSCSLGKQEGKAHPSEGLGASASSLASENPYATIKELPPPTARTPEGSYMEMKSPVRREMSYAEIGDLEEPPQEESCPEGAEGVTPAAPPSHYDSPKNSHVPSHYDVPPARHYPPSPPLRRKDR comes from the exons ATGGTGCTGCGGGCCACGGTTGCTGGCGGTGCAGGTCTGGCTCCTGGCCGCCCTCCGCCCAGTGACCCCAACGTCTGCAGCTACTGGGAGAG CTTCACGGCGGCGGTGAAGGAGTCCTACACCAAACCCCACgtgtgccccccaccccag ccctgcccggggtcccccctgccctgcctgcagcagag GATCGCGTACCGCACCGAGTACCGCCAGGCCATCCGCACCGAGTACCGCCGGCGCTACCAGTGCTGCCTGGGCTACTACGAGAGCCGCGACGCCTGCGTCC CGCGCTGCACCCAGGAGTGCATCCACGGCCGGTGCGTAGCC CCCGACCTCTGCCAGTGCGAGCCAGGCTGGCGCGGCTCCGACTGCTCCAGCG AGTGTGACCAGCAGTCGtgggggccgggctgcgggcatCGCTGCGACTGCCATCACGGGGCCCCCTGCGACCCCCTGACGGGGGTCTGCTCCTGCCCCCCTGGCTTCGCCGACCCTCTGTGCCACCAGCCGTGTCCCCCCGGCACCTACGGCCAGGGCTgccgcctgccctgcccctgccaccaCCAAGCCCCCTGTAACACCTCAACCGGCgcctgcctctgccccccgGGGCTGGCCGGCCCCCT ctgtgaggtGCCCTGCCCCGAA GGGACACCCTGTgacaccccctgcccctgccagaaC GGGGGCATCTGCCACCCCCACGGCACCGGTGCCTGCGTCTGCCCCCATGGATGGATG GGGGAGATCTGCTCCGTGCCGTGCCCCCCTGGGCGCTTCGGCCCCGGCTGCCAGGGCGAGTGTCGCTGCCATAACGGGGGCCACTGCGATCCCCGGGGGGGGCACTGCCAGTGTGCCCCCGGCTTCACCGGGAGA ca GTGCCGGGAGCGGTGCCCGGTGGGGCGGTACGGGCAGGACTGCCAGGAGAGCTGCGACTGTGCCAAC GGGGGGCATTGCTTCCACGTGGACgggggctgcctgtgccagcccgGCTTCCAGGGCAGCCGCTGCCAGGAGCGCCGCTGCCTGCCCGGCCTCTACGGCCTCCACTGCCAGAACCGCTGCCTCTGccacccacagcacagccagag ctgccacccCTTGCTGGGGGAGTGCATCTGCCAccccggctgggctgggctcttcTGCAACGAGAGTTGCCCCCCCGGCTCCTTCGGGGCCGGCTGCCTGCAggcctgcctctgcctgcatgGGGGGGTCTGCGATGGGACCACCggccgctgccgctgcccccccgGCTACACG gATGAGCACTgctcctccctgtgcccccccgaCACCTTCGGGACAAACTGCTCAGGGCgctgctcctgccagcac tcccTTGCCTGCTCCCCCCTCGACGGCTCCTGCTTCTGCAAGGAAG GCTGGCACGGATCCGACTGTTCCGTGCCGTGTCCCACCGGCACTTGGGGTGCCGGCTGCAACCGAAGCTGCGAGTGCGCCCAGGGGGCTACCTGTGACCCCCAGAGCGGCGCCTGCACTTGCCCCCCGGGCTGGCAGGGT Ccccgctgcctgcagccctgcctg AATGGGACATTCGGGGTGGGCTGCCGGCAGCGATGCGACTGCGCCTACGCTGACGGCTGCGATGCGGTGACCGGAGAGTGCCGCTGCCTGCCCGGCTGGACAG GGCCGCAGTGCAAGCAGCGCTGTCCCCACGGCTCCTGGGGTGACGGGTGCCGCATGCCCTGCGCCTGCCGCAACGGGGCCGCCTGCTCGCCCCAGGATGGATCCTGCACCTGCCCCCCGGGGTACCGCGGGCCCACCTGCCAGCGCC cctgcccagctgggCGCTACGGCAAACGCTGCGCCCTGAGCTGCTCCTGCGCCCACGGCTCCTGCCACCCTGCCAACGGCTCCTGCCTCTGCGCCCCCGGCTGGCACGGCCCCCGCTGCGACCAGC cctgcccccccGGGACCTTCGGGCTGCAGTGTGACCAGCTCTGCCGCTGCCCCCACAACGCCACCTGCCACCCCGCCAGTGGGACGTGCCCCTGCGCCCCCGGCAGGATCGGGCCCCACTGCGATGCTG GCACCCCCGAGCAGCCCTACACCATcgtgcccgccccgccggcagcctacagctccctggggctggtgctCAGCCTGGTGGCCCTGGTGGCCTTGCTGGTGGCCGTGGTGGCCGTGGTGCTGTGCTACCATCACCGGCGGAAGGGGAAGGCCAGCCGGCACCTGGCCGTGGCGTACACGGCGGGCCCGACCGACACCTCCGACTACGTGGTGCCAG ACGTGCCACCGAGCCACCACGCGCACTACTACTCCAACCCCAGCTACCACACGCTGTCCCAGTGCACGCTGCCACCCCCCGGCTCCGGCGCCCAGGACAGAGCCAGCTCCCTCAAG GCGCCCAGCACCCCGCTCTTCCCCGGCGCTGAGAGACCCCATGGCCCCGAAGGACACGTCACGCTGCCCCCCGGCTGGAAGCACCTGGGGGCACCGGCCCTGGGCCCCAGGG GGGGGCAGCTGGACCGGAGCTACAGctacagctgcagcctggggaagcaggagggcAAAG cccacccctcggaggggctgggggccagcGCCAGCTCCCTGGCCAGCGAGAACCCCTACGCCACCATCAAGgagctgcccccccccaccgccaGGACCCCCGAGGGCAGCTACATGGAGATGAAATCCCCGGTGCGGAGGGAGATGTCCTACGCCGAGATCGGGGACCTGGAGGAGCCACCCCAGGAGG AGAGCTGCCCCGAGGGGGCCGAAGGCGTcacccccgccgccccccccagccatTACGACTCCCCCAAGAACAGCCACGTCCCCAGCCACTACGACGTGCCCCCCGCCCGCCACTACCCCCCGTCCCCGCCGCTGCGCAGGAAGGACCgctga